From the genome of Halobacteriovorax marinus SJ:
GTCTTCGATGGTTTCGAGAAAGAGAAAATGAGAAATTGATCAGTGATCTCTAATGGATTTTCTTCAAGCCACTTCTTGGTCTTTTGAGGCAAGTTCTGGGCCTCAATAACAAGATAGCTTTCGTTGGTACTAAAAAGAGAAATTGTTTTGAATTTATCTTCAAGCCAATCAATCGTTATATCAGCGCCATTAATTTTAAAGAAGTTTCCACTCTTAGTGAGTTCTTTAGGAAGTAATTCTAAAATAATATGACCAACAAATTCATCACAAAATTGAAAAGAGTATATTCCACTTTTAGAAGGATTAAGTGTTTGTTGGTTGGCTTTTAAATAGTCCCAAGGAAACCATTTACTAGAAGGCATTTAACACTGTCTCCCTAAATGTTGATCCAGCTGAAGAAGCCAGAGACTCCACACTTTTATTAAATATTTCTCTATTTTGAGTTGCATTCGTCACTCCCGCACCATTCGGTCCACTAGAGAGACTTAGAAACCTTGTATAAGATGTAGAGAGATTAATCACTTTTGAAAATACAACCTTAGGGTGCTTATCTAAATAAGGAAGAAAGTCTTTATTTATAAGCTGTAGATCAAGTTGTGTGGGCTTTTTAATTAGAATAATATTTAAAGTCATCTTATAACTCGTCTGGTTCGGGGCATAGAAATCCCTTCTCCCTCCCCTATCTTCAATTAATGTTCTCCCCGTAGTTTGGTTGAAACTACTTTTTCTATCTAGAGAAGAGATTATTCCAATGAGTGTTGCATCCGCCCTAGTAGAGTTACCGCTATGAATTTTAAGCGTAGTATTTTGGGAAAGAACAGAGCTGATACTCTCTGTAAAAGGAGTACTCGCATTAGGAACTAATGACTTATTTAAGAAGTTAGGAATCGCAATAGAATTTATTCCATACGCAGCAAATGGATTATTTTGGTAACGAAACTGATACCCCGCACAAGAGGAAAGTAAAAATAGCGCTAGGAGTGTAAAGATTTTCATAAGTATTTATTCTACTGTTTATAAATTGCGTTAAATTAATCTACCACCTCTAATCACAGTTGCCAATTCTACAGAATTAATAGACTCTTAGCCCATGGTAAAAAAAGGTCAATTTAATAGCTTAAAGAGCTTACTTGAAAAGAATTCGTCGGGCAGCGTTAGAGCTTCCAAGGCCAAGTATTTTGGGCAGGATACCTTTGACTTCTTTTCGCTCATTGAAATATGGCCAAAAATCGTGGGTGAAAAACTTGGGAAGTTTACCATTCCCCTAAAGAATCACAACGGCAACTTAACAGTTCTAACGAATCACTCCGCGTTCTCTCAACAACTTGGCTTTCTAGAAGAAGATATTAAAAAGAAAATCTTTAGCCAATTTCCTTCACTAAAAGGAAAGATTAATAGGATTTACTTTAATTATAATACTGAGCATTTTAATACACAGGTGACACTATCTGAGAAAATGATTTCTAAGAAAACAAATGCGAACCAAGAAAAAGAGAAAATTATATTTCATAAATATTCTCCAACATATAAGAAGTTAAAATCTCAAGCAGACCTTCTTCTTCAAGACATTGAAGACGAAGAGATAAGGGAGAGCTTAAGCTCAATCTACATTCAATTGAAATCGGAATAGACCCACTTCTTGAAATGATCCTATTCTCTCTATCCTCTTATCCAATTTACATAAGTCGTCACTGTGGCATATATAGGCGCGACCATTCTCTAAAAGTCTTTGCTCCAAAAAATTTAACAACTCCAGCAGTGTAAAATTCAAAGCAAAACGGCAGTGATTTCTCTTTTCGTTCTCCCCCAATCTTGAGCTAGCGGGATCAAAGTAAGGAGGGTTAAGTAAAATGACATCAAACTTCTTTGTCATCTCTACTTCTTTGAAATTTCCCCAATGAATCTCATAAGGAATTTTGAGATCAGAGATATTACTTAAGAAATGAGACGAGAAATCCTTCTGCTCTTCTATAAAGCACAGATTAGAAATAGAGTTATGTCGAGAGAGAAACTCTAAACTTACAACACCACAGCCTGAGAAGACTTCGAGTACATTTAATTCTTTATTCTCTGACTCTAGCTCTGCTGCAATCTGAGCAAGTTCAATGCTATCTCTAGAGAATTTATAAAAATCAGGTTGAGAGTAATTCAAAATGTTCTTTGACTTCATTGATAAATTTACCTTCACGAACAAATTGGCAATTCTTCCCATCAAAGAGAACAATTGTAGATGAGCGTCCAGAACAATTAGTGCTTATTCTTTCTACAAACTCTTCACCCGGAAGATTCTTTCTGAAGAATTCTTTCGCCATCTCTTGCTCAGTAATGGGCTCTTCACCAGTTAGGTTGAGACTAGTTGAGGTTACAGGTCCTTTTACCTTTTCAAAAATTGCTGCCAGCTCTGGTGTGTCCATACATCGAATTGAGATATACTCACTCTCCTGGCATATCCATTTAGGTAAATCTCTCTTTGCCCAAACCTTAGGCAGACCTATTGTCGACTCTAATGTAAAGTACTTCTCAAGCCACTGTTTGGTAATATTCTTGGGAAGATCGATAAGATCTTCAATCATTTCATAATTTTTAAAAACAATACTTAGAGGCTTTTTAAGAGCATGGCCCTTTATTTTAGATATTTTCTCGTAGCACTCATTTGAAAAAATATTCCCACCAATTCCCCATACAGTATCTGTAGGATAAACAAATAATTTAGATGTCATAGAATTAACCACCAGATGAACTCTTCTCTCTCTTCTCCCATTTCGATTAATTTTAATATAGGAAAAGAGCTCTCTCGTCCAGCCTCAAGTATTTGATGGTAGAAGTTTCTCTTTAATGTAAAAATGGGCTTCTTAAGCTCAGGGTTTATATCTCCAAGATTCTTCTTGAAAATATTATCTTCAAGTAACTCTAAAATAATATAGTCGCCAGCGTATGAATCCCCATACGACTTATTAATTTGATTTACAATAAAGTCTCTAACTGTGTCATTGGGAGAGAGGTTTTCTTGAAAGACCCAGTAGTCTAAGATATTCAATTTTCTTAGAACTCTATCCTTCTCTAGCTTAGTGATAAACTTCTGTTTTTCACTATTTGATATTCTATTGATGACTGATTTCATCCAAAAAGAAGGAAATGAAATTCCATACAGAGAGGAGTTCATATTCTCTCTAATTTCATTTAATGACCAGCTCAACTCATCTGATTCAAATTCTATTTTTTCTTTCTTAGTGTCTAAGAACTGAAAATTTGTATCTAGAATACGGATTAACTTTGTGTCATTTAAACTCTCTCTTAGTAAATTAAAGAGATCGTTTACTAACGAATAGTAATGATCTCTGTTTTTAAAAGAAACAAAGTTTTGAGTGAGATCGATAGTATAAATAATTTCATTGATAGCTAGTAATTCTTTAAAGCTCTTTGCGAGTAAACCTTGGTTTCCAATTTGTCCATAAGAGGCACTCAAAATGAGACGCTTTAAGAATACTGATTTTGATTTATTTGCCAGTGTTAATAGTTTATTAAAATAAGAATACTTCTTAAGTTTAGATTTCTCATTCTTAATTTGCTTTAGTAACGCTCGGTACTCACCTAGTTCTGAATCCTTTGAATACTTCGCATTCCAAATTTTCTCAATCTTGTCCATCTCATCTTTCTCAAATCCACGTGATTTAAGAAAGAGAAGAATGTCGCTCAAATCATTTCCTTTCTTATATGGGTAGTGAAGAATATCTAAAGTTCGCTCACTAAAAGATGGACTACATTTCTTAATAAATGGCTTGAGTTCCTCTCCTAGAAGAAAATCAGACTTGGCCATTGCTAGAACAAGTTGGATATTAAATTCATTTTTAAACTTACAATTTTCTGGATCAGGAATATTTGTTAACAATACAGCGAGTCCCTCTCCGGAGACTCGAAATGCAATATTGTAAAATTCATTTGTTACGGGAGATATTTCAAAGAAACTTTTTTTTTTAGATCATTTGAAAATTGTGCTTGAGCATTTACCGATTGGATAAAAGGATTTCCTATCCTAACGACTTCACTATTTAAGATATTTGTAAAATAGTAATAAGCACCTGAGGCAATGATTCCAATTAAAAGGACTAGAACATAAAAGAGATAACGATCGTTTCTCTGTGGTTTATTCTTTTTCTTAACTTTACGCTTCTTATCTGGAGAAGCTTTCTTTTTTGAAGACTTCTTCTGAGAACTGGCTACGTTAGCTTTTTTTTTTACTGGTTCTTCGAAAGCTGCTTCAGGAAGTTCTGGGGTAACATCTTCCTTGACCAAAGGAGGCTCAGAGAAAACAATTTCACCTGAACTATCTTGTACAGAATTCATATCGAAACTAGGATCTGTAGCATCAGGGTCAAACTCTTCTTGCTCAACAGGAGCAGCAGCACTAACTGGACCACCCATATCTGGGTACTCTAGATCATCACCACAAGGCATCTTCCCCTCTTCATCATGACCGGGCTCTTGAGCCTCTACATGAGCGTTCATTTGAACAGGTGGATTCTTTGGAGGTGTACTAACTGCTGGCTTACTTACAGGAGTTGGATTACTCTCAACCATTCCCATATCTGGATACTCTAAATCTTCGTTACTTGGAGTGGCCACCTGATCATCACCTGCAGGCTCAGCACTCCCCCCCATATCTGGATAGTCTAGATCTCCCCCCTCTGGTACAGCTGGACTCTCATCGAGGTCTAGCTCAATCGCTGGTGGAGGACTATCCTTGGGCATTGTATTTGGATTAAGTGATCCTGTATTCTCTGTTGGTTGTGATAAATTAGCCGTTAATACATTTGGTGCTTCAGAAATTGGATTAAAGCCCTGAGGAATATCTCCTCTTACATATTTATCGATTAAGTTATTCTCTTTAATTAAAATCCAATATCCGTTTCCACTTGTAACTTCATCCTCAGGAGTTAAAGAGCCTTTATCGATAAACTCAATAATCTTCTGCTTAGTTACTGGACCTAAGATTTGTTTATTTTTAGTTCTAATTAACCAACATTTTTCCATTTCTTACCTATAAGAAAAAACCTATAAGGCCCTTTA
Proteins encoded in this window:
- a CDS encoding L-threonylcarbamoyladenylate synthase, which translates into the protein MTSKLFVYPTDTVWGIGGNIFSNECYEKISKIKGHALKKPLSIVFKNYEMIEDLIDLPKNITKQWLEKYFTLESTIGLPKVWAKRDLPKWICQESEYISIRCMDTPELAAIFEKVKGPVTSTSLNLTGEEPITEQEMAKEFFRKNLPGEEFVERISTNCSGRSSTIVLFDGKNCQFVREGKFINEVKEHFELLST
- a CDS encoding DUF721 domain-containing protein, with protein sequence MVKKGQFNSLKSLLEKNSSGSVRASKAKYFGQDTFDFFSLIEIWPKIVGEKLGKFTIPLKNHNGNLTVLTNHSAFSQQLGFLEEDIKKKIFSQFPSLKGKINRIYFNYNTEHFNTQVTLSEKMISKKTNANQEKEKIIFHKYSPTYKKLKSQADLLLQDIEDEEIRESLSSIYIQLKSE
- a CDS encoding LPS assembly lipoprotein LptE gives rise to the protein MKIFTLLALFLLSSCAGYQFRYQNNPFAAYGINSIAIPNFLNKSLVPNASTPFTESISSVLSQNTTLKIHSGNSTRADATLIGIISSLDRKSSFNQTTGRTLIEDRGGRRDFYAPNQTSYKMTLNIILIKKPTQLDLQLINKDFLPYLDKHPKVVFSKVINLSTSYTRFLSLSSGPNGAGVTNATQNREIFNKSVESLASSAGSTFRETVLNAF
- a CDS encoding RsmD family RNA methyltransferase, with product MKSKNILNYSQPDFYKFSRDSIELAQIAAELESENKELNVLEVFSGCGVVSLEFLSRHNSISNLCFIEEQKDFSSHFLSNISDLKIPYEIHWGNFKEVEMTKKFDVILLNPPYFDPASSRLGENEKRNHCRFALNFTLLELLNFLEQRLLENGRAYICHSDDLCKLDKRIERIGSFQEVGLFRFQLNVD